In Aedes albopictus strain Foshan chromosome 3, AalbF5, whole genome shotgun sequence, the following are encoded in one genomic region:
- the LOC134292215 gene encoding uncharacterized protein LOC134292215 — protein MSKIGEQNIPIVGSNAAKKRRQQLEYQVPPHDLDAALCHNLSEKEATQLVHYVEKIKKNCVGQGIVVRIGDKQERSLTVANHPQLLDLEQSLPGRSPTGKLLNYILSSEPVRKALLEDPQNAGQQICILSEPLEPDFNTSLYLSDKIKYKLKLMKVNSEAIRTAVEQASEIDNVIKALKLQRVSFENSCNIMGPLYQFRKEYERNPKFQAEINKYLNISTKPESSFKYSAQSKQQENASKNTKVPNTYTRQCLAAMKKDNVLASILDSEALKTILQKPTNGCKLIISRKPLIPDFQSSSLLPAASKTFLESIKLNSEVVKSAVINGPLYDELFSKLQRSGINYAEDSVLRSLDMFREKFISYEGVNCFQKDIINFVKGSDLSSFGVTAAEVPDTIQATKTAQCEDPILSSLLANPDLQDALNHGKQLSMPLHLSSNIPKTDKLLCTSKISRPTYEKIANTGIDHLILESVVINGPIYDTLLQRLNNRGINFAGDLLLDSIMMIRNEYRNDDSFRKDLARYIAHPEPHLFEQIEFEHNPTVESSIADQMSKMHIAHSDDSKFESVPPTPNYSTYPGPIKQTESQTEPKLNDEFRSRSAILENRNSSNQGSLPWSHATCSGCLKAITLGEVVVKAERVGSNAAWHPQCFKCYKCNELLADLVYFFHDGQVYCGRDLANILKIPRCAACDELIFTKEYTAAEGATFHIRHFCCYHCDAPLAGQQYVPDVNSSMPLCLNCYDTYFAKTCYFCHATIGPTEQGVAWNNIHWHGMCFLCNGKGCGKSLIGGRFCIKKDMPFCSAQCVKSVQL, from the coding sequence ATGTCCAAAATTGGCGAACAAAACATTCCAATAGTTGGTAGCAATGCGGCGAAGAAACGTAGGCAACAGCTCGAGTACCAAGTGCCTCCACATGATCTGGATGCAGCTTTGTGTCATAATTTGTCAGAAAAAGAAGCAACACAGTTGGTGCACTAtgtcgaaaaaataaaaaaaaattgcgttggacAGGGAATCGTAGTAAGAATTGGTGACAAACAAGAGCGTTCATTAACTGTTGCTAACCATCCACAGTTATTGGATCTTGAACAGTCACTTCCTGGAAGAAGTCCAACGGGCAAACTTTTGAATTATATTCTATCTTCGGAGCCCGTGAGGAAAGCTCTTCTCGAAGATCCACAAAATGCTGGTCAACAAATATGCATTTTGAGTGAGCCGTTAGAACCAGACTTTAATACAAGTCTTTATTTGTCGGACAAAATTAAGTATAAGTTGAAACTGATGAAAGTTAATTCAGAAGCCATTCGAACCGCAGTAGAACAAGCATCAGAAATAGACAACGTTATAAAAGCCTTAAAGTTGCAAAGAGTGTCTTTTGAGAACAGTTGCAATATTATGGGACCTTTATATCAATTTAGAAAAGAGTATGAACGCAATCCTAAATTTCAAGCTGAAATCAATAAATATCTAAATATATCTACTAAACCAGAATCTTCGTTCAAATATTCTGCCCAATCCAAGCAACAGGAAAATGCATCGAAAAATACAAAAGTGCCTAACACATATACCCGCCAGTGTTTGGCTGCTATGAAGAAAGATAACGTTCTTGCTAGTATTCTAGATTCCGAAGCTCTAAAGACAATTTTACAAAAACCAACTAACGGATGTAAACTTATCATTTCACGCAAACCTTTGATACCTGACTTTCAAAGTAGTTCACTCCTGCCTGCAGCTTCAAAAACATTCCTGGAAAGCATAAAACTAAATTCTGAAGTCGTGAAAAGCGCAGTAATAAATGGCCCATTGTATGATGAACTTTTCTCAAAACTACAAAGGTCTGGTATAAACTATGCTGAAGATTCAGTTTTGCGGTCGCTAGATATGTTCCGTGAGAAATTCATTAGTTACGAGGGAGTAAATTGCTTTCAGAAAGATATAATAAATTTTGTCAAAGGATCTGATCTCTCTTCATTCGGAGTGACTGCAGCTGAGGTACCTGATACAATACAAGCAACTAAAACTGCACAATGTGAAGATCCGATACTCTCATCACTATTGGCAAATCCGGATTTGCAAGATGCGCTGAACCACGGAAAGCAATTAAGCATGCCTCTGCATCTATCTTCAAACATCCCAAAAACCGATAAACTATTATGTACCTCTAAAATATCGCGTCCGACCTATGAAAAGATCGCCAATACAGGAATTGATCATTTAATTCTTGAAAGTGTTGTTATCAATGGCCCAATATATGACACATTGTTGCAACGATTGAACAATCGCGGTATCAATTTTGCCGGTGACTTATTATTAGACTCGATCATGATGATCCGCAATGAATACCGTAATGATGATAGTTTCAGAAAAGATCTTGCAAGGTATATTGCTCACCCGGAGCCGCATCTCTTTGAGCAAATCGAATTTGAACATAATCCAACGGTCGAGTCATCAATAGCAGATCAAATGTCAAAAATGCATATCGCCCATAGTGATGATTCCAAATTCGAATCAGTCCCGCCAACTCCCAATTATTCCACATACCCAGGACCTATCAAACAAACCGAAAGTCAGACGGAGCCTAAACTAAACGACGAGTTCCGATCGAGAAGTGCTATATTAGAAAATAGGAATTCTTCAAATCAAGGATCTTTACCTTGGAGTCATGCTACCTGCAGTGGGTGTTTGAAAGCCATTACCCTCGGTGAAGTAGTTGTTAAAGCTGAGAGAGTGGGATCGAATGCAGCTTGGCATCCTCAGTGCTTCAAATGTTACAAATGTAATGAATTGCTTGCCGATTTAGTGTATTTTTTCCACGATGGCCAGGTATATTGTGGACGTGATTTAGCAAACATACTGAAAATTCCACGTTGTGCCGCATGTGACGAGTTGATCTTTACCAAGGAATATACAGCAGCAGAAGGAGCAACATTTCACATTAGACATTTCTGCTGCTATCATTGCGATGCACCACTTGCTGGTCAACAGTACGTTCCTGATGTTAATTCTAGTATGCCGCTCTGCTTGAACTGTTATGATACATATTTTgcaaaaacttgttatttttgCCACGCAACTATTGGACCAACTGAACAAGGAGTCGCCTGGAATAATATACATTGGCATGGGATGTGTTTTCTTTGTAATGGTAAAGGGTGTGGCAAGTCACTTATTGGGGGGCGATTCTGTATTAAAAAGGACATGCCTTTTTGTAGTGCACAGTGTGTAAAAAGCGTTCAATTATAA
- the LOC134292220 gene encoding uncharacterized protein LOC134292220 — MIDEDGLIRIEGRTERAEFLPFDLRFPVILPDNHRITQLIVQHYHERSGHGYRQAVKNELRQLFYILHVDAVVRKVAASCVWCKVYRCRPEIPRMAALPVQRLTPNLRPFSYVGVDYLGPFDVTIGRRTEKRWIALFTCMVTRAVHLEVAFGLTTQSCLMAIHRFIGRRGWPVEFFSDNGTNLRGASKEVVESVQGISDDCADQLTNARTKWTFNPPAAPHMGGVWERLVRSVKEALTALDDGRKLTDEILQTAIVEAEDIINSRPLTYVSQESVEAEALTPNHFLRGASPNQPCVTRFPPQPAEALRDAFQRSQQLASVIWERWIKEYVPSLNQRTKWFGESRPLRVGEVVYVVEGANRKCWVRGVVEEVIASGDGRIRQAWVRTSTGRYKRATVKLARMEIDCGNPEPDEASGTELRAGECSGSTARAPVTTRHDLDDEAASVSVG; from the coding sequence ATGATCGATGAGGATGGATTGATTCGGATTGAAGGCCGAACCGAGAGGGCGGAATTTCTACCGTTCGACCTACGATTTCCGGTGATTCTACCGGACAACCATCGGATTACGCAGCTGATCGTTCAGCATTACCACGAGCGGAGTGGCCATGGATACCGTCAGGCGGTGAAGAATGAATTGCGGCAGCTGTTCTACATTCTCCACGTCGATGCTGTAGTTCGGAAAGTGGCAGCTTCCTGTGTATGGTGCAAGGTATATCGATGTCGTCCGGAAATTCCAAGAATGGCGGCACTGCCAGTGCAGCGACTAACGCCGAATCTACGGCCGTTCAGCTACGTCGGAGTCGATTACCTGGGGCCGTTCGACGTGACCATAGGGCGCAGAACGGAGAAGAGGTGGATCGCGCTGTTCACCTGCATGGTAACACGCGCAGTGCATCTGGAGGTGGCGTTTGGACTAACGACGCAATCTTGTTTGATGGCGATACACCGGTTCATCGGCCGCCGTGGCTGGCCGGTCGAGTTTTTCTCGGACAACGGGACGAATCTCCGAGGAGCCAGCAAGGAAGTAGTGGAGTCTGTGCAGGGCATCAGCGATGACTGTGCAGACCAACTGACGAACGCGAGGACGAAGTGGACGTTCAACCCCCCGGCCGCACCGCACATGGGTGGCGTTTGGGAGCGGTTGGTACGTTCGGTGAAGGAAGCGCTCACCGCGCTTGATGACGGAAGAAAGTTAACGGACGAGATTCTGCAGACAGCGATCGTTGAAGCGGAGGACATCATCAACTCCCGTCCACTGACATACGTGTCGCAGGAGTCTGTAGAAGCAGAAGCACTCACTCCAAACCATTTTCTGAGGGGTGCATCTCCGAACCAACCGTGTGTGACGCGGTTTCCTCCTCAACCAGCGGAGGCCCTTCGGGACGCGTTCCAGCGTTCGCAGCAGTTAGCCAGCGTAATTTGGGAACGATGGATCAAGGAGTACGTGCCATCGTTGAACCAGAGGACAAAGTGGTTCGGCGAATCGAGGCCATTGCGAGTTGGAGAGGTAGTGTACGTGGTCGAGGGTGCTAACCGGAAGTGCTGGGTCCGTGGAGTAGTTGAAGAGGTCATCGCGTCCGGCGACGGAAGAATCCGTCAAGCGTGGGTGCGTACCAGCACTGGAAGGTACAAGCGAGCAACAGTGAAGCTGGCCAGGATGGAGATAGACTGTGGTAACCCTGAGCCGGATGAGGCCTCCGGGACAGAGTTACGGGCCGGGGAATGTTCTGGCAGCACTGCACGAGCGCCGGTTACCACACGGCATGATTTGGACGATGAGGCAGCGAGCGTAAGTGTCGGTTGA
- the LOC134292214 gene encoding uncharacterized protein LOC134292214: MASSPSKTEQCLFCSMSESMSEDVNWVQCGKCQHWAHFSCAGVDQGVVNSDWRCPQCLPSSAQQLKVPDAAAKKRSKKSGQRSDGGSDLGAGSDVDPIEKQLEEEQLAKEKAFAKQMAARKKLLARQKAWKEEQQRQEQEMRELELQVQREMEEQQLEHEQKLLDAQLAAEQAFMKKREAIRRQFTSSVNRVNALKGQESAVGEASEDHPKKRVKEWLKDQSAAVVKPSTADFRGAYPKGDELFGAGCSTQVGKPKPMSKVPVITEFEAGTSEDSDSDGDSSSDESFKDVRAESSRRGSLRRSRVVDGPGPRVGRIYGEQRDDRAESSRHSSLRRSRGAEGPGPSVGRISREQLAARKAVSQHLPKFRGEAEVWPLFISSFEYTTAACGFSNLENLKRLQDCLQGDALEAVRSRLVLPDSVPDVIADLRNLFGKPEKLLKTLLTKVRNAPAPRADRLETFISFGITVKQLCDHLEAAQLNDHLNNPMLVQELVDKLPPSYKLDWVRYRRGRVDSPLRMFTRFTTDIVSDVSEVTEFSTLSVNERARPERENPRRKEFVHVHESERKQSEGSRSEMASRPCWICKRTDHLIRNCNEFRRMNVVERLREVERQKLCGICLNKHSGGRCSSKIRCMMGNCRGGHHPLLHRVEESVQLQKAKSDCTVIFRMMSVTLYVGKRQYDTVAFLDEGSSATLVDDAVAKRLKAEGTLEPLIVTWTGNINRFENESRTVEISMSAKGSKEKYPLFNTRTVSELQLPKQNIRYAEVVKRYSHLAGVPAKDFPSGVPTILIGLDNLHLFAPLESRVGKPNEPIAVRSKMGWTIYGSEKRRPMVQTYLNLHSVAPVSNQELHDMMREQYVLEEAPNTSFAVPEPSEEKRARQIFESTTKRVGNRFETGLLWRSDERRFPDSYPMADRRMKALDRKLERSPALKENVCRQIEEYQSKGYAHKATDVELAETPQGTAWYLPLNVVVNPRKPGKVRLVWDAAASVNGISLNSELLKGPDMLVPLPRVICHFRERPIAFGGDIQEMYHQIRIRSEDKQAQRFLFRANSDEAPQVYVMDVATFGSTCSPSSAQYVKNLNAEQHSEQYPEAAVAIVKRHYVDDYYDSVDTVEEAIQRASEVKYVHSRGGFHIRNWVSNSDAVLEELGERSRETAVHFSLDKSTEYERVLGIVWDTVEDTFCFATASKPEYSTVLRGGVRPTKRIVLSIVMAQFDPMGFLAPVTILGKMLIQDLWRTGCQWDDVVDDAAFNKWKRWTKILAEVRAFKLPESYFGSARSEEIQDVQLHIFADASETAYGCVAYFRAMVRGEVMCALVTSRAKVAPLKQLSIPRLELLAAVLAARMSQTVRENHNFVITKVAFWVDAEVVLSWIRSDQRRYKQFVGFRIGEILSLTRLADWRWVPTKLNVADQLTKWGKDPDTKPSSAWVRGQQFLYESEEDWPRKSMPPANTTEELRVHLLLHDVKVPAVLVDASRFSKWTVLVRTVACVYRFVSNCRRRKERLPAETLRATSGQLKVRMASAGASVRIPLKQEEYEKAERCLLKVAQSESFIDELKVLWSTDRWTDG; encoded by the coding sequence ATGGCTTCCTCACCCTCCAAGACCGAGCAATGTTTGTTCTGCTCGATGTCGGAGTCGATGTCTGAGGACGTAAACTGGGTCCAATGTGGGAAGTGTCAACACTGGgcacatttttcttgcgctggtgTTGATCAAGGGGTTGTCAACAGTGATTGGCGGTGCCCACAGTGTCTCCCAAGTAGTGCGCAGCAGCTGAAAGTTCCGGATGCAGCGGCCAAGAAGCGGAGCAAGAAGTCCGGCCAAAGAAGCGATGGAGGGTCCGACCTGGGAGCTGGCTCTGACGTGGATCCGATTGAGAAGCAGTTGGAAGAGGAGCAACTCGCCAAGGAGAAGGCCTTTGCAAAGCAGATGGCGGCGCGGAAGAAGCTACTTGCTCGGCAGAAGGCGTGGAAGGAAGAGCAGCAGAGGCAAGAACAGGAGATGCGTGAGCTGGAACTCCAGGTTCAACGCGAAATGGAGGAGCAGCAGTTGGAGCACGAACAGAAGTTACTGGACGCCCAACTGGCAGCAGAGCAAGCGTTTATGAAGAAGCGGGAAGCGATTCGGAGGCAGTTTACGAGCAGCGTCAACCGAGTCAACGCGCTGAAAGGCCAAGAGAGCGCTGTTGGTGAAGCTTCGGAGGACCATCCGAAGAAGAGAGTGAAGGAGTGGCTGAAGGATCAGTCGGCGGCAGTCGTCAAGCCGTCGACCGCGGATTTTCGGGGAGCGTACCCAAAAGGAGACGAACTATTCGGAGCGGGATGCTCGACGCAAGTTGGCAAGCCAAAGCCGATGTCGAAAGTGCCGGTGATCACGGAATTCGAAGCTGGCACCAGTGAGGACAGCGACAGTGATGGCGACAGCAGCAGCGACGAGTCGTTTAAAGACGTTCGTGCGGAGAGCAGCCGGCGTGGCAGTCTGCGGAGGAGCAGAGTTGTTGACGGGCCGGGGCCAAGAGTTGGCCGAATCTACGGAGAGCAGCGAGACGATCGAGCGGAAAGCAGCCGGCATAGCAGTCTGCGGAGAAGCAGAGGTGCTGAAGGGCCAGGGCCAAGCGTTGGTCGGATCTCCAGGGAGCAACTAGCTGCTCGAAAAGCAGTGTCGCAACACCTTCCAAAGTTTCGGGGAGAAGCAGAAGTCTGGCCGCTGTTCATTAGCAGCTTCGAATACACGACGGCGGCGTGCGGATTTTCGAATCTGGAGAACCTGAAGCGGCTACAGGACTGCTTGCAAGGCGACGCACTGGAGGCTGTGAGAAGCAGGCTGGTTCTACCAGACTCAGTTCCGGACGTGATTGCAGATTTACGGAACTTGTTCGGCAAGCCGGAGAAGCTGTTGAAGACGCTGCTGACGAAGGTGAGAAACGCTCCAGCGCCGAGAGCCGATCGGCTGGAAACCTTCATAAGTTTCGGCATCACCGTTAAGCAATTGTGCGATCATCTCGAGGCGGCACAGCTCAACGACCACCTCAACAACCCGATGCTAGTGCAGGAGCTGGTCGACAAATTGCCGCCGAGCTACAAGCTGGATTGGGTCCGGTATAGGCGCGGCAGAGTGGACAGTCCGCTGAGGATGTTCACTCGATTCACAACTGACATCGTTTCCGACGTCTCCGAGGTGACGGAGTTCTCAACGCTGTCAGTGAATGAGCGAGCGCGGCCTGAGAGAGAGAATCCGAGGAGAAAGGAGTTTGTACATGTGCACGAATCCGAGCGGAAGCAGAGCGAAGGTTCTCGCAGCGAGATGGCCAGCCGGCCATGTTGGATATGCAAGCGAACGGATCATCTCATCCGTAACTGCAATGAGTTCAGACGAATGAACGTCGTGGAGCGGCTACGCGAAGTCGAGAGGCAGAAACTTTGTGGAATCTGCCTGAACAAGCATAGTGGAGGTCGGTGTTCGTCGAAGATCCGGTGTATGATGGGGAATTGCCGGGGCGGTCATCATCCTCTACTGCACCGAGTGGAAGAATCAGTGCAGCTGCAAAAAGCGAAGTCGGACTGCACGGTTATCTTCCGAATGATGTCAGTGACGCTCTACGTCGGTAAGCGACAGTACGATACCGTCGCGTTTCTGGACGAAGGTTCGTCGGCGACGCTGGTGGATGATGCAGTGGCAAAACGGCTGAAGGCAGAAGGAACACTCGAGCCGCTGATAGTCACGTGGACCGGCAATATCAACCGGTTTGAGAACGAGTCTCGGACTGTAGAGATTTCCATGTCGGCGAAGGGCTCGAAGGAAAAGTATCCGCTGTTCAATACGCGAACGGTATCAGAGTTGCAGCTGCCCAAACAGAACATTCGGTACGCAGAGGTGGTCAAGCGATACTCACATCTCGCGGGAGTGCCGGCAAAGGACTTTCCCTCAGGTGTGCCTACGATCCTCATCGGACTGGATAATCTGCATCTGTTCGCGCCGCTGGAGTCACGGGTTGGAAAGCCGAATGAGCCGATCGCCGTTCGGTCGAAGATGGGCTGGACGATTTACGGTTCCGAAAAGCGGAGACCGATGGTGCAGACGTACCTGAACCTTCACTCCGTCGCACCAGTGAGCAATCAGGAGCTCCATGACATGATGCGGGAGCAATACGTGTTGGAAGAAGCACCGAATACATCGTTCGCCGTACCAGAGCCATCGGAAGAGAAGCGGGCTCGACAGATATTCGAGTCGACGACGAAGCGAGTGGGCAATCGTTTTGAAACGGGTCTTCTGTGGCGAAGCGACGAAAGGCGATTTCCCGATAGTTACCCTATGGCCGACCGAAGGATGAAGGCACTTGATCGGAAGTTGGAGCGAAGCCCAGCGCTGAAGGAGAACGTGTGTCGGCAGATAGAGGAATACCAGTCGAAGGGATACGCTCACAAAGCAACTGATGTGGAGCTGGCGGAAACACCACAGGGAACTGCGTGGTATCTGCCGCTGAACGTCGTGGTGAACCCAAGGAAACCGGGCAAAGTCCGCTTGGTTTGGGACGCTGCTGCGTCGGTGAACGGGATCTCCTTGAATTCCGAGCTGCTTAAAGGTCCGGATATGTTGGTTCCGCTGCCACGAGTGATCTGCCATTTCCGAGAACGTCCGATCGCCTTCGGTGGTGACATCCAGGAAATGTACCACCAAATTCGCATCAGATCGGAGGACAAGCAGGCGCAGCGGTTTCTCTTCAGGGCGAACAGTGACGAAGCTCCGCAGGTGTACGTTATGGACGTAGCGACTTTCGGCTCAACGTGCTCACCCAGTTCGGCTCAATATGTGAAGAATCTGAACGCCGAGCAGCATTCGGAACAGTATCCGGAAGCGGCCGTAGCGATAGTCAAGCGTCACTACGTCGACGACTATTACGATAGCGTGGACACTGTGGAAGAAGCGATCCAGCGAGCTAGTGAGGTGAAATATGTTCACTCCCGCGGTGGCTTTCACATCAGGAACTGGGTTTCGAATTCAGATGCGGTCCTGGAGGAACTCGGGGAGCGAAGCAGGGAAACAGCAGTTCATTTTAGCCTGGACAAGAGCACGGAGTACGAACGGGTGCTGGGAATCGTATGGGATACGGTCGAAGACACTTTCTGCTTTGCCACCGCGTCGAAACCAGAGTATTCAACCGTCCTTCGAGGAGGAGTACGCCCGACCAAACGAATCGTGCTCAGTATCGTGATGGCGCAGTTCGACCCTATGGGATTCCTGGCGCCAGTAACAATACTAGGAAAGATGCTGATCCAAGATCTTTGGCGGACAGGCTGTCAGTGGGACGACGTGGTCGACGATGCGGCGTTCAACAAATGGAAACGGTGGACGAAAATTCTGGCCGAAGTTCGAGCATTCAAGCTTCCAGAGAGCTACTTTGGCAGTGCACGGTCGGAAGAGATCCAGGACGTGCAGCTGCATATATTTGCGGATGCGAGCGAGACAGCGTACGGATGCGTGGCGTATTTCCGAGCCATGGTACGAGGAGAAGTGATGTGCGCGCTAGTGACCAGTCGTGCAAAGGTGGCGCCGTTGAAGCAGCTGTCGATTCCGCGACTGGAACTTCTGGCAGCGGTGCTTGCTGCACGGATGTCGCAAACGGTGCGTGAAAACCACAATTTCGTCATCACCAAAGTGGCGTTCTGGGTGGATGCAGAGGTCGTGCTTTCCTGGATTCGATCTGATCAGCGTCGGTATAAGCAGTTCGTCGGTTTCCGCATCGGAGAGATCCTGAGCCTGACGAGGCTGGCAGACTGGCGATGGGTGCCCACGAAGCTGAACGTAGCTGATCAGCTGACAAAGTGGGGCAAGGATCCGGATACAAAGCCAAGCAGCGCTTGGGTGAGAGGACAGCAATTTCTGTACGAGAGCGAGGAAGATTGGCCGAGGAAGAGTATGCCACCGGCGAACACGACGGAGGAGTTACGCGTGCACCTACTGCTGCACGATGTGAAGGTTCCAGCGGTTCTCGTGGACGCGAGCCGCTTTTCGAAGTGGACGGTTCTGGTACGAACAGTGGCCTGCGTGTATCGATTCGTGTCGAACTGCAGGCGAAGGAAGGAAAGGCTGCCGGCTGAAACGCTACGAGCAACAAGCGGCCAACTGAAGGTGCGGATGGCATCCGCAGGAGCGTCAGTTCGCATACCACTGAAACAAGAGGAGTATGAGAAGGCAGAGCGGTGTCTTTTAAAAGTAGCGCAGTCGGAGAGCTTCATCGACGAGCTGAAAGTGCTGTGGTCCACCGATCGGTGGACCGATGGATAG